From Candidatus Mycalebacterium zealandia:
CAACTTCAAAAATATCACCGTTTTTGATTTTTTCCGAATACTCTTTGTGGCGTTTATTCCATGCCTGCTTTTTGCCTGCGGAAGACGGTTTCGTCTTCTGCTTGAGCACCTCAAAGACCTTTATAACTCGCCCTCTGGAAATAACCTTCCTCATACCGACACTGTCGGTTTTTTTCACCGGAACCATAACGGTTATGTCGTTTTTAAGGGTTTTGAGAATATAAAAAGTGGCTTTGCTGCCCGCTATCTCTCTTCTCTCAACGGACTCTATTTTTGCCACTCCGTAAACCGGATAAACAACATTATTGCCTGCTTTGAACTGGACTGCCATTGCGGAAGGGAAAAGCGTTCGTGACTATAACAGCTAAAGGAGCGACGGTCAAACACGGGGCGGACACGGTTTTTTTCA
This genomic window contains:
- a CDS encoding CarD family transcriptional regulator, translated to MAVQFKAGNNVVYPVYGVAKIESVERREIAGSKATFYILKTLKNDITVMVPVKKTDSVGMRKVISRGRVIKVFEVLKQKTKPSSAGKKQAWNKRHKEYSEKIKNGDIFEVAEVFRDILRTSKKKDLSFGEKQIMENAFSLILSEISVATSKSEETVGKEIETAVLK